The following proteins are encoded in a genomic region of Pelodictyon phaeoclathratiforme BU-1:
- the mraZ gene encoding division/cell wall cluster transcriptional repressor MraZ, which translates to MAGFIGKERHAIDEKGRLMIPARFRRKFESVTVEGVADAFSGLYIMKAPDRSLELYEPLIWAGMRKSLSGLSDFNPEERLLKTLMYESLEMVELDRQGRVALSREFLDHAGITKDVVIIGADTKMIIWDPQRLAALLQESADRFASLAGRYF; encoded by the coding sequence ATGGCGGGCTTTATTGGAAAAGAGAGACATGCCATCGATGAGAAGGGGCGCCTTATGATTCCTGCAAGGTTTCGCCGGAAGTTCGAAAGTGTTACGGTCGAGGGTGTTGCAGATGCTTTTTCAGGTTTGTATATCATGAAAGCGCCCGACCGTTCCCTTGAGCTTTATGAACCGCTCATCTGGGCTGGAATGAGAAAGTCACTTTCCGGTCTTTCGGATTTTAATCCCGAGGAGCGCCTTTTGAAGACCTTGATGTATGAGAGTCTTGAAATGGTTGAGCTTGATCGTCAGGGGAGGGTTGCTCTGTCGAGGGAGTTCCTCGATCATGCTGGTATTACAAAGGATGTTGTTATTATCGGGGCTGATACAAAAATGATTATCTGGGATCCGCAGCGCCTTGCTGCTCTCTTGCAGGAGAGTGCTGATCGTTTCGCTTCGCTTGCGGGAAGGTATTTTTAA